In Panacibacter ginsenosidivorans, the following proteins share a genomic window:
- the pncA gene encoding bifunctional nicotinamidase/pyrazinamidase → MKALLLVDIQNDFLPGGALEVPAGDKIIPVINELQNYFELVVITQDWHPPDHKSFASSHVGKKPFDVIELNGLQQTLWPDHCVQGTSGASFPVAFNTNKAEAIFRKGTDPEIDSYSGFYDNGHRKSTCLADYLRGKKVKEVYITGLCGDICVFYTAMDSLKEGFETYIIEDGTCPLKKEDFITTMQVFKDKGGMIIQSGSLPAALNIVGAKTQ, encoded by the coding sequence ATGAAAGCACTTCTACTTGTCGATATTCAAAACGATTTTTTACCCGGTGGCGCATTGGAAGTTCCTGCAGGCGATAAGATTATTCCTGTTATAAACGAACTGCAAAACTATTTTGAGTTGGTTGTCATTACACAAGACTGGCATCCTCCTGATCATAAAAGCTTTGCATCCAGCCATGTAGGGAAAAAACCTTTTGATGTAATAGAATTAAACGGATTGCAACAAACCCTTTGGCCGGATCATTGCGTGCAGGGAACATCAGGTGCAAGTTTTCCTGTTGCATTTAACACGAATAAAGCGGAGGCAATTTTCAGAAAAGGTACCGATCCGGAAATAGACAGCTACAGCGGTTTTTATGATAATGGCCATCGTAAATCAACCTGTCTCGCTGATTATTTGCGTGGCAAAAAAGTAAAAGAAGTTTATATAACCGGATTATGTGGTGATATATGTGTCTTCTATACAGCGATGGATAGTTTGAAGGAAGGGTTTGAAACATATATCATAGAAGATGGCACTTGTCCTTTGAAGAAGGAAGACTTTATAACAACGATGCAGGTGTTTAAAGACAAAGGCGGAATGATTATTCAAAGTGGTAGTTTGCCCGCAGCTTTGAACATCGTGGGGGCTAAAACGCAATAA
- a CDS encoding DUF302 domain-containing protein, translating into MEYHFSKTVNISFEEEVEKVIAELQKEGFGIITRIDMKETLKKKINVDFRKYIILGACNPRYAYEALLEEDKLGVFLPCNVVIQEHEVGKVEISIVNPEELMHSVSDLNLRTFATEIKESLQQVLNNC; encoded by the coding sequence ATGGAGTACCATTTCAGCAAAACAGTAAATATTTCTTTTGAAGAGGAAGTTGAGAAAGTAATTGCCGAATTACAAAAGGAGGGATTCGGAATAATTACCCGTATCGATATGAAAGAAACTTTAAAAAAGAAAATCAATGTTGATTTCAGAAAATATATAATACTGGGAGCCTGCAATCCACGTTATGCTTATGAAGCTTTACTGGAAGAAGATAAACTTGGTGTGTTTTTGCCGTGTAATGTGGTGATACAGGAACACGAAGTTGGTAAAGTGGAAATTTCCATAGTAAATCCTGAAGAATTGATGCATAGCGTGAGCGATCTTAATTTGAGAACATTTGCCACAGAAATAAAAGAATCTTTACAACAGGTATTGAATAACTGTTAA
- a CDS encoding ribose-phosphate diphosphokinase: MKLFSLFNSIEFGEQIAKELNIPLSMHEEREFEDGEHKIRSMENVRNEEVFVIHSLYSDGMQSVNDKLCRLLFFIGALKDASAKNVTAVVPYLCYARKDRKTKSRDPITTRYIAQLFEAVGTDRIITMDVHNIQAFQNSFRCSTENLEAKKIFADYLAPLISNENVVIVSPDIGGIKRAEQFQQSLQKRMERNIPLAFMEKYRSQGVVSGSILLGEVKDKTAIIVDDLISTGTTIARTATACKKAGAKKIFALATHGIFTGNPDEVFGKEMLQQIIITNTIPPFRLNNTKTKEKVTVLNAATLFAETIKRINEGGSITALLND; encoded by the coding sequence ATGAAACTTTTTTCTTTATTTAATAGTATAGAATTCGGTGAGCAAATCGCAAAGGAATTGAATATTCCGCTAAGCATGCATGAAGAAAGAGAATTTGAAGACGGTGAACACAAAATCCGTTCAATGGAAAATGTGCGCAATGAAGAAGTATTCGTGATTCATTCTTTATATAGTGATGGAATGCAAAGTGTAAATGATAAACTTTGCCGTTTACTATTCTTTATAGGCGCATTAAAAGATGCCTCCGCGAAAAATGTCACAGCTGTTGTTCCTTATTTGTGCTATGCACGTAAGGACAGGAAAACAAAATCAAGGGACCCCATTACTACACGTTATATAGCACAACTTTTTGAAGCAGTTGGAACCGATCGTATCATAACAATGGACGTACACAACATCCAGGCATTTCAAAATAGTTTTCGCTGTTCCACTGAAAATCTTGAAGCAAAAAAAATATTTGCAGATTATTTAGCTCCATTGATTTCAAATGAAAATGTGGTGATTGTGTCTCCTGATATTGGAGGCATTAAAAGAGCAGAACAGTTTCAGCAGTCTTTACAGAAAAGGATGGAGAGAAATATTCCCCTGGCGTTTATGGAAAAATACAGGAGCCAGGGAGTTGTATCGGGCTCCATATTGTTGGGAGAAGTAAAAGATAAAACTGCTATCATTGTTGATGATCTTATCAGTACAGGAACTACTATAGCCCGTACAGCCACAGCTTGTAAAAAAGCAGGAGCTAAAAAAATATTTGCACTTGCCACTCACGGAATCTTCACGGGAAATCCAGACGAGGTTTTTGGTAAAGAAATGTTGCAGCAAATAATTATTACGAATACCATTCCGCCTTTCAGGTTAAACAATACAAAGACGAAAGAGAAAGTAACGGTATTAAATGCAGCAACCTTGTTTGCTGAGACAATAAAAAGAATAAATGAAGGAGGTTCGATTACAGCACTGCTGAATGATTAA
- a CDS encoding type-X family DNA polymerase, with translation MFEGLSKKNIIQNNLSLASIFHHMADCYRYLGSEERFRAIAYENVSRILRNMKEDIACYSGDVKTLDEIGGIGESIAEKIIEYLHTGKIETFELLKKRVPYELLELMDITGFGPATLKQLHDKRGIKNREDLIKALETDKLEGLRGFGEKKIENMKRALKLFKEPKRILLKDAERIGNEIVNEIKKMPGVQKAELAGSLRRKKETIGDIDIVILAESKDRKKIVNRIIKLPQVAKVLVKGSTKASVILNYENVQVDIRLVNDYEYGAAMLYFTGSKEHNIKLRMIAKQKGFKINEYGLYDAISGKRLAGSTEEEMYHFLNLKYIPPEQRLDKGEIEKATLSNGIIYPN, from the coding sequence ATGTTTGAGGGTTTGTCAAAAAAAAATATTATTCAAAACAATTTGTCACTTGCATCTATATTTCATCATATGGCAGATTGTTACCGCTATCTGGGAAGCGAAGAACGTTTCCGCGCTATTGCCTATGAAAATGTTTCCAGGATATTGCGTAATATGAAAGAAGATATTGCTTGTTATTCAGGTGATGTGAAAACACTTGATGAAATTGGTGGTATTGGAGAAAGCATAGCCGAAAAAATTATAGAATACCTTCATACTGGCAAAATAGAAACATTTGAACTGCTTAAAAAGCGCGTGCCTTATGAGTTACTGGAGCTGATGGACATTACCGGTTTTGGTCCTGCTACATTAAAACAATTGCATGATAAACGCGGTATCAAAAACAGGGAAGACTTAATCAAAGCATTGGAGACAGATAAACTGGAGGGATTAAGGGGCTTTGGCGAAAAGAAAATTGAAAATATGAAACGGGCTCTGAAATTATTCAAGGAACCCAAACGCATACTGCTAAAAGATGCTGAAAGAATCGGCAATGAAATAGTAAATGAAATAAAAAAAATGCCCGGCGTGCAAAAAGCAGAATTAGCGGGCAGTCTGCGTAGAAAAAAAGAAACCATTGGAGATATTGATATTGTTATACTCGCCGAAAGCAAGGACAGAAAAAAGATCGTTAACAGGATTATTAAACTACCACAGGTAGCGAAAGTATTGGTAAAGGGCTCTACCAAAGCCAGTGTAATATTGAACTATGAAAATGTACAGGTAGATATCCGCCTGGTAAATGATTACGAATATGGTGCAGCTATGCTATACTTCACAGGATCCAAAGAACATAATATCAAACTCAGAATGATTGCCAAACAAAAAGGCTTTAAAATAAATGAGTATGGATTATATGATGCAATTTCCGGCAAAAGATTAGCGGGTTCCACAGAAGAAGAAATGTATCATTTTTTGAATCTAAAATATATTCCTCCGGAACAACGTTTAGATAAAGGCGAAATTGAAAAAGCTACTTTGAGTAATGGCATTATTTATCCCAATTAA
- a CDS encoding AAA family ATPase — MIIMVFGLPGSGKSYFASRVAEMIHGDYLNSDKLRKQMFGIRTYSIKEKLSVYNEMLAQMQKAIKQNKNVVLDATFYTNDIRKKFIDEVKNKDLVFIEVTAEEPLIRERLKRPRGDSEADFEVYKKINQEWEPLHENHLILTSTDDNIKDMLEKTADYLHLGDDKGTN; from the coding sequence ATGATTATAATGGTCTTTGGTTTGCCAGGTTCAGGTAAAAGTTATTTTGCTTCTCGTGTTGCAGAGATGATCCATGGGGATTATTTAAACAGTGACAAACTGCGAAAGCAGATGTTTGGTATCAGAACATATTCAATAAAAGAGAAATTATCAGTATACAATGAAATGCTTGCCCAAATGCAAAAGGCAATAAAACAAAACAAAAATGTGGTACTGGACGCCACCTTTTACACAAATGATATCAGGAAAAAATTTATTGATGAAGTGAAAAATAAAGATCTTGTTTTTATTGAAGTCACAGCAGAAGAGCCTTTAATCAGGGAAAGATTGAAAAGACCGAGAGGAGATAGTGAAGCTGATTTTGAGGTCTATAAAAAAATCAACCAGGAATGGGAGCCTTTGCATGAAAATCATTTGATACTGACATCAACGGATGATAATATTAAAGACATGCTAGAAAAAACTGCAGATTACCTGCACCTTGGTGATGACAAAGGAACAAATTAA
- the cysQ gene encoding 3'(2'),5'-bisphosphate nucleotidase CysQ codes for MTDVQNLLEIAKYAALDAGKAVMEIYRSGEFETDIKTGASPVTKADKISHTIITGHLDKTHLPVLSEEGGHIDFKKRKQWEYFWLIDPLDGTKEFINKNGEFTINIAFVRQNTAAGGVIYAPCNDTLYSGSKETGAFKNEKGSLVEFPPLAERVQFKDLLQREHITVIASRSHVNSETMTFIKQFQSTKLMSLGSSLKFMLLLENRADIYPRLGATMEWDTAAAHAILNASNRGVYQADMKSELCYNKPDLTNPFFIAF; via the coding sequence ATGACAGATGTACAGAATTTATTGGAAATAGCAAAGTATGCGGCGCTTGATGCAGGCAAAGCAGTTATGGAAATATACAGATCTGGGGAATTTGAAACAGATATAAAGACAGGCGCTTCTCCTGTAACCAAGGCAGATAAAATATCTCATACAATTATCACGGGGCACCTTGATAAGACCCATTTACCAGTTCTTTCCGAAGAAGGGGGGCATATTGATTTCAAAAAAAGAAAACAATGGGAATATTTTTGGTTGATAGATCCGCTTGACGGGACAAAAGAGTTTATTAATAAAAATGGTGAGTTCACTATCAATATTGCTTTCGTAAGACAGAATACCGCTGCCGGAGGTGTAATCTATGCGCCATGTAACGATACTTTGTATAGTGGGTCAAAAGAAACGGGGGCGTTCAAAAATGAGAAAGGGAGCCTGGTTGAATTTCCGCCATTGGCTGAAAGAGTTCAATTTAAAGATCTGCTGCAAAGAGAACATATAACAGTAATAGCTTCCAGATCTCACGTGAATTCTGAAACAATGACGTTTATAAAACAGTTTCAAAGTACAAAGCTTATGTCACTTGGCAGTTCACTTAAATTCATGCTACTTCTTGAAAACCGGGCTGATATTTATCCAAGATTGGGAGCGACGATGGAATGGGACACGGCGGCTGCTCATGCAATTTTAAACGCTTCCAACAGGGGCGTGTACCAGGCTGATATGAAATCAGAACTCTGTTATAATAAACCTGATCTTACAAATCCGTTCTTTATTGCGTTTTAG
- a CDS encoding nicotinate phosphoribosyltransferase, with protein sequence MLSFSISGSYTDLYEITMSETYFMEGRKDDTACFDYFFRKVPNKGGYVVFAGLQDVLNILTDLHFTDDDLSFLRELKFNSSFIEYLKRFQFRGNVYSCMEGEIIFPNCPILRVEGNIIEAQLVETLLLNILNFESLIATKASRMRYVAGNRLLSDFGLRRAQGMGGILAARGAIIGGFESTSNVYAAQLYRLPAAGTMAHSFIESYDSELEAFRAFAKARPDDCIFLVDTYDTLKSGVPNAITVAKEMESNGHRAGGIRLDSGDLAYLSKVARNELDEAGLHYMKIVASNQLDEYVIKSLTEQGAQIDIFGVGTRLVTGQPDAALDGVYKLSMASGKPRLKLSETLEKITLPGIKHTYRVITSDGLFFGADVVTLTEEQQKTDIMYHPFEAGKSLVIGNFQQEPLLQKVMEKGKIISQSYSLKDIAGYAKRRLLLLPTEYKRFENPHLYKVGVSKKLLALRDQLKDDYKK encoded by the coding sequence ATGTTATCTTTTTCAATCAGCGGAAGTTACACTGACCTGTATGAAATAACTATGTCAGAAACATATTTCATGGAAGGCCGAAAAGATGATACTGCATGTTTTGATTATTTTTTTCGTAAAGTGCCGAACAAGGGAGGGTATGTGGTTTTTGCGGGATTGCAGGACGTTTTGAATATATTGACGGACCTGCATTTTACAGATGATGATCTTTCCTTTCTCAGAGAATTAAAATTCAATTCTTCCTTTATTGAATATCTTAAGAGATTTCAGTTTCGCGGTAATGTATATTCTTGCATGGAAGGCGAAATTATTTTTCCCAATTGTCCTATACTTCGTGTTGAGGGAAATATTATTGAAGCACAACTGGTGGAAACACTGCTGCTGAACATACTCAATTTTGAATCACTTATTGCAACCAAAGCTTCACGGATGAGGTATGTCGCGGGTAATCGCCTCCTGAGCGATTTTGGTTTACGAAGAGCACAGGGTATGGGCGGTATACTTGCTGCAAGAGGTGCCATTATTGGTGGATTCGAATCAACCAGTAACGTATATGCAGCACAATTATACAGATTGCCTGCTGCAGGAACGATGGCACATTCTTTCATTGAAAGCTATGATAGTGAACTCGAAGCTTTTCGTGCTTTTGCAAAAGCACGTCCGGATGATTGCATATTCCTTGTTGATACATATGATACACTTAAAAGCGGTGTACCTAATGCTATTACAGTTGCAAAAGAAATGGAAAGCAATGGGCATCGTGCGGGAGGTATCCGTTTGGACAGTGGTGATCTTGCTTATCTCTCCAAAGTTGCAAGAAATGAGCTCGATGAAGCTGGTTTGCATTACATGAAAATAGTAGCTTCCAATCAACTCGATGAGTATGTAATTAAAAGTTTAACTGAGCAGGGTGCACAGATTGATATTTTTGGCGTAGGTACGCGTCTTGTTACTGGTCAACCGGATGCTGCACTGGATGGTGTTTATAAACTTTCGATGGCTTCCGGAAAGCCTCGCTTAAAGTTATCAGAAACACTTGAGAAAATAACATTGCCCGGGATAAAGCATACGTATAGAGTAATTACCAGCGATGGGCTATTCTTTGGTGCAGATGTAGTTACGCTCACAGAAGAACAACAAAAAACTGACATCATGTATCATCCCTTTGAAGCTGGTAAATCTCTTGTAATAGGAAATTTTCAGCAGGAACCTTTGCTGCAAAAAGTGATGGAGAAAGGAAAAATAATTTCTCAGTCTTATTCATTAAAAGATATTGCCGGGTATGCAAAGAGGAGATTATTACTCTTACCCACAGAGTATAAAAGATTTGAAAATCCACACCTGTATAAAGTAGGTGTAAGCAAAAAATTACTGGCATTAAGAGATCAGCTGAAAGATGATTATAAAAAATAA